In one window of Holophagales bacterium DNA:
- a CDS encoding TlpA family protein disulfide reductase, which produces MRFPLLSAAFVTATLFPQLLAAQAAPPSGRWYATLEPVTGLEVSFGLKVEEKGGKLSGALLNGASESRFTSVTWDGESLVLALDHYDGKLVARRREDGLAGTFTRAIPSGTVEAPFRATRVAPAAPKPPRSSLALTGDWGVEMGEGEKASRLLGTFRQEGGRATGTLLGSTGDYGPMHGTWDGKTLVLTVFDGVFIYRLDATAGEGGSLSGTFRARSGVPAPWKARRLDAAGAATWLPGGGSIVRARDPQARVSFSFPVAPGKAVSLDDPELKDRPVVISISGSWCPNCHDEAPVLEELYRRYRGKGLAVVSLSYEYTEDPERSFRQIARFRERHGVTYPILFAGTTKSASASAPISLLEGWKGYPTTLFLDRSHRIVKAHSGFDGPSTGARFAAQKKELEEAVKGLLAR; this is translated from the coding sequence ATGCGTTTCCCGCTCCTTTCAGCCGCGTTCGTGACCGCCACCCTCTTCCCGCAGCTCCTCGCCGCCCAGGCCGCCCCGCCCTCCGGTCGCTGGTACGCCACCCTCGAGCCGGTCACCGGTCTCGAGGTGTCCTTCGGCCTGAAGGTGGAGGAGAAAGGCGGGAAGCTCTCCGGTGCCCTTCTCAATGGCGCCTCGGAGAGCCGCTTCACGAGCGTGACGTGGGACGGAGAATCGCTCGTTCTCGCTCTGGACCACTACGACGGAAAGCTCGTCGCCCGGCGGCGAGAGGACGGCCTCGCCGGGACCTTCACGCGCGCGATCCCCTCCGGAACGGTCGAGGCGCCGTTCCGGGCCACGCGCGTCGCCCCGGCGGCGCCGAAGCCGCCCCGGAGCTCGCTCGCGCTCACGGGCGACTGGGGCGTCGAGATGGGGGAGGGGGAGAAGGCGTCCAGGCTGCTGGGGACGTTCCGCCAGGAGGGGGGGCGCGCCACCGGGACCCTCCTCGGCTCGACAGGGGACTACGGACCGATGCACGGGACGTGGGACGGCAAGACCCTCGTCCTGACCGTCTTCGACGGCGTTTTCATCTACCGCCTCGACGCGACTGCCGGAGAGGGGGGCTCCCTTTCCGGGACCTTCCGCGCCCGCAGCGGCGTCCCCGCTCCGTGGAAGGCGCGACGCCTCGATGCGGCGGGGGCGGCGACGTGGCTTCCGGGTGGCGGTTCGATCGTCCGGGCGAGGGACCCCCAGGCCCGGGTCAGCTTCTCGTTCCCGGTCGCCCCCGGGAAGGCCGTCTCCCTCGACGACCCGGAGCTGAAGGACAGGCCGGTCGTGATCTCGATCTCCGGCTCGTGGTGCCCGAACTGTCACGACGAGGCGCCGGTCCTGGAGGAGCTCTATCGCAGGTATCGCGGCAAGGGGCTCGCAGTGGTCTCGCTGTCGTACGAGTACACCGAGGACCCCGAGCGGAGCTTCCGGCAGATCGCCCGGTTCCGGGAGCGGCACGGAGTCACTTACCCGATCCTCTTCGCGGGGACCACGAAGTCGGCATCGGCCTCGGCGCCGATCTCGCTCCTCGAGGGCTGGAAGGGCTACCCGACGACCCTCTTCCTCGACCGGAGCCACCGGATCGTCAAGGCGCACTCCGGTTTCGACGGCCCTTCTACCGGGGCGCGTTTCGCGGCCCAGAAGAAGGAGCTCGAGGAGGCGGTGAAGGGGCTCCTGGCGAGGTAG
- the icd gene encoding NADP-dependent isocitrate dehydrogenase → MADTKMPAPPNGQTIRIVDGKLVVPDNPIIPFIEGDGTGPDIWRASVRVLDAAVAKAYGGKRKIAWMEVLAGQKSYDALGTWLPDETVQAFKDYLVGIKGPLTTPIGGGIRSLNVALRQLLDLYVCLRPVRWFKGVPSPVKRPENVDMVIFRENTEDIYTGIEFESGSEDAKKVLEFLKTNWPAMYKKIRFPQTAAIGFKPVSKEGTERLVRAAIRYAIANKRKSVTIVHKGNIMKFTEGAFRNWGYELAEREFAAETYTWDQWERTKKASGGPAADAEQKAALASGKILIKDAIADITLQQVLTRPQETDVIATLNLNGDYLSDALAAQVGGIGIAPGGNVNYDTGHAVFEATHGTAPKYADLDKVNPGSVVLSGEMMFRYMGWTEAADLVIKGMDGAIGAKKVTYDFARLTEGATEVKCSEFGDQIIAYMD, encoded by the coding sequence ATGGCCGATACCAAGATGCCCGCCCCGCCGAACGGACAGACGATCCGCATCGTCGACGGAAAGCTCGTCGTTCCCGACAACCCCATCATCCCCTTCATCGAAGGCGACGGTACGGGTCCAGACATCTGGCGCGCCTCCGTTCGGGTCCTGGACGCCGCCGTGGCGAAGGCCTACGGCGGAAAGCGGAAGATCGCCTGGATGGAGGTCCTCGCGGGCCAGAAGTCGTACGACGCCCTCGGAACGTGGCTTCCCGACGAGACGGTCCAGGCGTTCAAGGACTACCTCGTCGGCATCAAGGGGCCTCTCACGACGCCGATCGGCGGCGGTATCCGTTCGCTGAACGTGGCCCTCCGCCAGCTCCTCGACCTCTACGTCTGCCTCCGGCCGGTCCGCTGGTTCAAGGGCGTCCCCTCGCCGGTGAAGCGGCCGGAGAACGTCGACATGGTGATCTTCCGGGAGAACACCGAGGACATCTACACCGGCATCGAGTTCGAGTCCGGGAGCGAGGACGCGAAGAAGGTCCTCGAGTTCCTGAAGACGAACTGGCCGGCGATGTACAAGAAGATCCGGTTCCCCCAGACGGCGGCCATCGGCTTCAAGCCCGTCTCGAAGGAAGGGACCGAGCGGCTCGTCCGCGCCGCGATCCGCTACGCGATCGCGAACAAGAGGAAGAGCGTCACCATCGTCCACAAGGGCAACATCATGAAGTTCACGGAGGGGGCCTTCCGGAACTGGGGCTACGAGCTCGCCGAGCGCGAGTTCGCCGCAGAGACCTACACGTGGGACCAGTGGGAACGGACGAAGAAGGCCTCGGGCGGACCGGCGGCCGACGCCGAGCAGAAGGCCGCGCTCGCCTCTGGGAAGATCCTGATCAAGGACGCCATCGCCGACATCACGCTCCAGCAGGTCCTGACCCGTCCCCAGGAGACCGACGTCATCGCGACGCTGAACCTGAACGGCGACTACCTCTCCGACGCCCTCGCGGCCCAGGTCGGGGGCATCGGCATCGCCCCGGGCGGGAACGTGAACTACGACACCGGCCACGCCGTCTTCGAGGCGACGCACGGCACGGCGCCGAAGTACGCCGACCTCGACAAGGTCAACCCCGGCTCGGTCGTCCTTTCGGGCGAGATGATGTTCCGGTACATGGGATGGACCGAGGCAGCCGACCTCGTCATCAAGGGGATGGACGGCGCGATCGGCGCCAAGAAGGTGACCTACGACTTCGCCCGGCTCACCGAAGGGGCCACCGAGGTGAAGTGCAGCGAGTTCGGAGACCAGATCATCGCCTACATGGACTGA
- the aceK gene encoding bifunctional isocitrate dehydrogenase kinase/phosphatase, with the protein MNEADGLIARKGAILVKWGFEQYRSGFRRLTRRSALHFESADWHGVQQDMVERLALYTNVVRRVVTALEDVFGEARRSPDLWAAMKREYSWLMGGHGDLELAETFFNSVTRKVFTTVGVDAQREFVHFGSDTGLPPPGAVPVRTYPGALSTCSVVHQVLDDYAFGIPWADYEGDAERVGRAVDEALTAAWGDTAFDFVELLEPVFFRNKGAYVVGRVVRGERFLPLVLALVNPDGRVVVDAVLLDEDDVSVVFSFTRSYFHVDVEAPAGVVRFMKSILPRKPVAELYVTLGYNKHGKTELYRDLLRHLGRSGDRFETARGEKGMVMVVFTMPGYDVVFKVIRDRFGPTKTVTRAQVKERYQFVFEHDRAGRLVDIQEYEFLEFARDRFAPDILEELLAECSETVALQGEAVVIRHLYTERRVAPLNLFIREASEEKVREAVLDFGRALRDLAATNIFPGDLLVKNFGVTRHGRVVFYDYDELCAVTDCDFRELPDDADGGGGDGPSFYVGPRDVFPEEFLTFMGFPKPLRVLFAAAHADLVRPEFWNDMKRRHAAGEVLDVFPYPPGRRLRCPAAG; encoded by the coding sequence ATGAACGAAGCCGACGGCCTCATCGCCCGCAAGGGCGCGATCCTCGTCAAGTGGGGTTTCGAGCAGTACCGCTCGGGCTTTCGTCGGCTCACGCGCCGCTCTGCGCTCCATTTCGAGTCCGCCGACTGGCACGGCGTCCAGCAGGACATGGTGGAGAGGCTGGCGCTCTACACGAACGTCGTCCGCCGTGTCGTGACGGCGCTCGAGGACGTCTTCGGCGAGGCGCGCCGGTCGCCGGACCTGTGGGCGGCGATGAAGCGGGAGTACTCCTGGTTGATGGGCGGGCACGGGGACCTCGAGCTGGCCGAGACGTTCTTCAACTCGGTCACGCGGAAGGTCTTCACGACCGTCGGCGTCGACGCCCAGCGGGAGTTCGTCCACTTCGGGAGCGACACGGGCCTTCCGCCCCCCGGAGCCGTGCCCGTGCGGACCTATCCCGGCGCCCTGTCGACCTGTTCCGTCGTCCACCAGGTCCTCGACGACTACGCCTTCGGAATCCCGTGGGCCGACTACGAGGGAGACGCCGAGAGGGTGGGCCGCGCGGTGGACGAGGCCCTCACCGCGGCGTGGGGCGACACGGCGTTCGACTTCGTCGAGCTCCTCGAGCCGGTCTTCTTCCGCAACAAGGGAGCCTACGTCGTCGGAAGGGTCGTCCGCGGCGAGCGATTCCTTCCGCTCGTCCTCGCCCTCGTCAACCCGGACGGCCGGGTCGTGGTCGACGCGGTCCTCCTCGACGAGGACGACGTGTCGGTCGTCTTCAGCTTCACCCGGTCGTACTTTCACGTCGACGTCGAGGCGCCGGCGGGAGTCGTCCGGTTCATGAAGTCGATCCTCCCGAGGAAGCCGGTCGCCGAGCTCTACGTGACGCTCGGGTACAACAAGCACGGCAAGACCGAGCTCTACCGCGACCTCCTCCGCCACCTCGGGCGGTCCGGCGACCGGTTCGAGACGGCCCGGGGAGAGAAGGGAATGGTGATGGTCGTCTTCACCATGCCCGGCTACGACGTCGTCTTCAAGGTGATCCGCGACCGCTTCGGGCCGACGAAGACGGTGACCCGGGCCCAGGTCAAGGAGCGATACCAGTTCGTCTTCGAGCACGACCGGGCCGGCCGGCTCGTCGACATCCAGGAGTACGAGTTCCTCGAATTCGCGAGGGACCGGTTCGCGCCGGACATCCTGGAGGAGCTCCTGGCGGAGTGCTCGGAGACCGTGGCCCTCCAGGGCGAAGCCGTCGTCATCCGCCACCTCTATACCGAGCGGCGCGTCGCGCCCCTGAACCTCTTCATCCGCGAGGCCTCCGAGGAGAAGGTGAGGGAGGCGGTTCTCGACTTCGGCCGCGCCCTGCGCGACCTCGCCGCCACGAACATCTTTCCCGGAGACCTCCTCGTGAAGAACTTCGGCGTGACGCGGCACGGCCGGGTCGTCTTCTACGACTACGACGAGCTCTGCGCCGTGACCGACTGCGACTTCCGGGAGCTGCCGGACGACGCGGACGGCGGCGGGGGAGACGGCCCGAGCTTCTACGTCGGCCCGCGAGACGTCTTCCCTGAGGAGTTCCTGACGTTCATGGGGTTCCCGAAGCCGCTCCGGGTCCTGTTCGCCGCGGCGCACGCGGACCTCGTGAGGCCGGAGTTCTGGAACGACATGAAGCGGCGGCACGCCGCCGGAGAAGTCCTCGACGTCTTTCCCTATCCGCCCGGGCGCCGGCTCCGTTGCCCCGCGGCGGGCTGA
- a CDS encoding DoxX family membrane protein, with amino-acid sequence MVTHVPRALEALDVRITTAMARWGLPLLRVSLGIVFFWFGVLKFFPDLSPAQGLATRTISVLTLGLVPPEVSLPVLAAWECVIGLGLLVGIRLREVLLLLFVQMAGTLTPVFLFPEEVFTRIPYAPTLEGQYIIKNVVLIAAGIVVGATVRGGRVVAEPEANGR; translated from the coding sequence ATGGTCACCCACGTTCCTCGCGCGCTCGAAGCTCTCGACGTCCGGATCACGACGGCCATGGCCCGGTGGGGCCTCCCCCTCCTGAGGGTCAGCCTCGGGATCGTCTTCTTCTGGTTCGGCGTCCTGAAGTTCTTTCCGGACCTCAGCCCGGCGCAGGGCCTGGCGACGAGAACGATCTCGGTCCTCACCCTCGGGCTCGTCCCGCCCGAGGTCTCGCTCCCCGTTCTCGCCGCCTGGGAGTGCGTGATCGGGCTCGGCCTCCTGGTGGGGATCCGTCTTCGGGAGGTCCTCCTCCTCCTCTTCGTCCAGATGGCCGGGACGCTGACACCCGTCTTCCTCTTTCCCGAGGAGGTCTTCACGCGGATTCCGTACGCTCCCACGCTGGAAGGGCAGTACATCATCAAGAACGTCGTGCTGATCGCGGCGGGGATCGTCGTCGGGGCCACGGTGAGGGGCGGCCGGGTCGTCGCCGAGCCGGAGGCGAACGGGCGCTGA
- a CDS encoding glycerol-3-phosphate dehydrogenase/oxidase codes for MTRGADWASLLPTYDLLVVGGGITGAGIALEAARAGLSVLLVEQGDFASGTSSRSSKLVHGGLRYLAEGNVKLTWEAVRERDRLLSEAPGLVEPIGFLFALHAGDHPGRALVGTGLAVYDLIAGRGRHARLTREEFLLRAPHAGSPGLEGGFAYADATTDDARLVLRVLFEAEAEGARTLNYVRCEGLLRDNGKVVGAVLRDLVTGGERDVRASAVVNATGAWADRLRGEVGGQPLIRPLRGSHLLFPAWRFPAAQAVTFRHPLDGRPLFAYPWEGLTLLGTTDLDHPLSLDEEPSISPAEAAYLLEGARAAFPSRALSATDAISSFAGVRPVIGSGKARPSDESRDHVLWEESGLVTVTGGKLTTFRLIALDALRLLRRRLPALSRLGSDARVFREGGTGQPPVSGLEAGVARRIAGRHGRAAASVISEARPGELEAIPGTPYLWAELRRAAHFEKVVRLDDLLLRRVRAGILLPDGGASLLPRLREVCAEGLAWDDGRWSMEEQEYLARWRAHHAAPAAPGQDPVPALCA; via the coding sequence ATGACACGCGGGGCCGACTGGGCGAGCCTGCTTCCAACGTACGACCTCCTCGTCGTGGGCGGCGGGATCACCGGAGCTGGAATCGCCCTCGAGGCGGCGCGGGCGGGGCTCTCGGTCCTCCTCGTCGAACAGGGGGACTTCGCCTCCGGGACGTCGAGCCGCTCCTCCAAGCTCGTCCACGGTGGCCTGCGTTACCTCGCGGAAGGGAACGTGAAGTTGACCTGGGAAGCGGTTCGCGAGCGCGACCGGCTCCTTTCGGAAGCGCCCGGTCTCGTCGAGCCGATCGGCTTCCTCTTCGCCCTTCACGCGGGCGACCATCCGGGCCGCGCCCTCGTCGGGACGGGCCTCGCCGTCTACGACCTCATCGCCGGCCGGGGACGGCACGCGCGCCTGACGCGCGAGGAGTTCCTTCTCCGCGCCCCGCACGCCGGGTCACCTGGTCTCGAGGGGGGCTTCGCGTACGCCGACGCCACCACGGACGACGCCCGGCTCGTCCTCCGGGTTCTCTTCGAAGCGGAGGCCGAGGGCGCGCGGACGCTGAACTACGTCCGCTGCGAGGGGCTTCTGCGGGACAACGGGAAGGTCGTCGGGGCGGTCCTGAGGGACCTCGTCACGGGCGGGGAGCGGGATGTGAGGGCATCGGCCGTCGTGAACGCCACCGGCGCGTGGGCCGACCGCCTGCGCGGCGAGGTGGGAGGCCAGCCGCTGATTCGCCCCCTGCGCGGAAGCCACCTCCTCTTCCCGGCCTGGCGCTTTCCGGCTGCCCAGGCAGTGACCTTCCGGCACCCGCTCGACGGGCGGCCTCTCTTCGCCTATCCGTGGGAAGGTCTCACGCTCCTCGGAACGACCGACCTCGACCACCCTCTTTCGCTCGACGAGGAGCCCTCGATCTCTCCGGCGGAAGCCGCCTACCTGCTCGAGGGGGCGCGGGCGGCCTTTCCCTCGCGCGCTCTCTCGGCGACGGACGCGATCTCGAGCTTTGCCGGGGTGAGGCCGGTGATCGGATCGGGCAAGGCGAGACCGTCCGACGAGAGTCGCGACCACGTCCTCTGGGAGGAATCGGGGCTCGTGACGGTGACGGGCGGAAAGCTGACGACGTTCCGGCTCATCGCGCTCGACGCCCTGAGACTCCTCAGGAGACGGCTCCCGGCCCTGTCGCGGCTCGGCTCCGATGCGCGGGTCTTCCGCGAGGGCGGGACCGGCCAGCCACCCGTGAGCGGGCTCGAGGCCGGGGTGGCGCGCCGCATCGCCGGGCGTCACGGGCGCGCGGCGGCGTCCGTCATCTCCGAGGCCCGGCCCGGAGAGCTCGAGGCGATCCCGGGCACGCCCTACCTCTGGGCGGAGCTTCGGCGGGCCGCCCACTTCGAGAAGGTCGTCCGGCTCGACGATCTCCTCCTCAGGCGGGTGAGAGCCGGCATTCTCCTGCCCGACGGCGGCGCCTCGCTCCTCCCGCGCCTGCGCGAGGTCTGTGCCGAAGGGCTCGCGTGGGATGATGGGCGCTGGTCGATGGAAGAGCAGGAATACCTCGCGAGGTGGCGTGCGCACCACGCCGCGCCGGCGGCGCCCGGGCAGGACCCGGTGCCCGCGCTCTGCGCGTGA
- a CDS encoding FAD-binding oxidoreductase, whose protein sequence is MRRWNGWGDDTVSAALPARAVETLSAWVGPATPPRDATPAQALTAVPASRLAPGSGVTLDPWERLLHARGQSLPDWIALRSGRIGLAPDAVVFPESGSDVAALLAWARERGARLIPWGGGTSVAGHVNPQPSEAPVVTVDLSRLSRLLSFDETSRLATFGAGVKGPDLEATLLARGWTLGHFPQSFELSTLGGWIATRSSGQQSLGYGRIERLFAGGRVESPEGRLDLPPFPASAAGPDLRELVLGSEGRLGVITEGTVRVSPIPAIEEVHGVFLPDFPSAIAAVREMAALRLPLSMLRLSTPEETRTTLLLAGHDRLIRALETYLSLRGARAEKCLLLVGISGSENLVRQTRRQALGALAMRGGVAAGKAFGREWHRNRFRAPYLRNALWEAGWAVDTLETAAPWSRVPALLASVETALRAGLAGEAEKVHAFTHLSHVYLDGSSLYTTYLFRLAADPDVNLARWRTLKTAASAAIVAGGGTISHQHGVGTDHAPWLAAEKGELGIRALRGVFGTFDPDGLLNPGKLVP, encoded by the coding sequence GTGAGGCGCTGGAACGGATGGGGAGACGACACCGTCTCCGCCGCGCTCCCCGCGCGGGCCGTGGAGACCCTTTCCGCGTGGGTCGGACCCGCGACGCCCCCGCGCGACGCGACGCCGGCCCAGGCGCTCACCGCCGTGCCCGCGTCGCGCCTCGCGCCGGGAAGCGGCGTCACGCTCGACCCGTGGGAACGTCTTCTCCACGCGCGCGGGCAGAGCCTTCCCGACTGGATCGCTCTGCGCTCGGGCCGGATCGGCCTCGCCCCCGATGCGGTCGTCTTCCCCGAGAGCGGAAGCGACGTGGCGGCGCTCCTGGCGTGGGCGCGCGAGCGGGGCGCCCGGCTCATTCCCTGGGGCGGAGGGACGAGCGTGGCGGGCCACGTGAACCCTCAGCCTTCCGAGGCGCCGGTCGTCACGGTGGACCTCTCGCGCCTCTCGCGCCTTCTCTCGTTCGACGAGACGAGCCGGCTCGCGACGTTCGGCGCGGGCGTGAAGGGGCCCGACCTCGAGGCGACGCTCCTGGCGCGAGGGTGGACGCTGGGACACTTTCCGCAGTCGTTCGAGCTCTCGACGCTCGGGGGGTGGATCGCGACCCGCTCGAGCGGTCAGCAGTCCCTCGGCTACGGCCGGATCGAGCGCCTCTTCGCCGGCGGTCGCGTCGAGTCGCCCGAGGGACGGCTCGACCTGCCGCCGTTTCCGGCGTCGGCGGCCGGCCCCGACCTGCGCGAGCTGGTCCTCGGGAGCGAGGGGCGGCTGGGCGTGATCACCGAGGGGACGGTCCGCGTCTCTCCGATTCCGGCGATCGAGGAGGTCCACGGCGTCTTCCTCCCCGACTTCCCGTCGGCGATCGCCGCGGTCCGCGAGATGGCCGCGCTGCGCCTTCCCCTCTCGATGCTCCGCCTCTCGACTCCCGAGGAGACCCGGACCACGCTCCTCCTCGCCGGGCACGACCGGCTCATCCGTGCCCTCGAGACGTACCTCTCCTTGCGGGGCGCGCGGGCGGAGAAGTGCCTCCTCCTCGTCGGGATCTCCGGAAGCGAGAACCTCGTGCGGCAGACGCGGAGGCAGGCGCTCGGGGCGCTCGCGATGCGTGGCGGCGTAGCCGCGGGAAAGGCCTTCGGGCGGGAGTGGCACCGGAACCGGTTCCGCGCCCCGTACCTCAGAAACGCCCTGTGGGAGGCGGGCTGGGCCGTCGACACGCTCGAGACGGCGGCCCCCTGGAGCCGCGTTCCCGCCCTCCTGGCCTCGGTCGAGACGGCCCTTCGGGCAGGGCTCGCCGGCGAGGCCGAGAAGGTCCACGCCTTCACCCACCTGTCGCACGTCTATCTCGACGGATCGAGCCTCTACACCACCTACCTCTTCCGCCTCGCCGCCGATCCCGACGTGAACCTCGCCCGCTGGAGGACCCTCAAGACGGCGGCGTCGGCCGCCATCGTCGCGGGGGGAGGGACGATCAGCCACCAGCACGGTGTCGGCACGGACCATGCGCCGTGGCTCGCGGCCGAGAAGGGGGAGCTCGGCATCCGGGCGTTGCGCGGCGTCTTCGGCACGTTCGACCCCGACGGTCTTCTCAACCCCGGGAAGCTCGTGCCATGA
- a CDS encoding GntR family transcriptional regulator: MSRGRKPSARALAPFAPAALRPGAHAERELLSALLAGRWLPGEGLPPERALAATLGVTRPTLREVLKKLDRDGFVSVRHGLPTRVNDVWTEGGLNVLAGLAEHGEIPKGFVKQLLEVREVLAPAYAREAVRHAPARVAAFLAGSEALGSGAAEWTAFDWELHHLLAVSSGNPVYALILNGFRGLFARMAALYFERPAARAASRAFYAALRAAAIAGDAAAAERVTRDVMTRSVGLWRPLERRLAAGERR; the protein is encoded by the coding sequence GTGTCCCGTGGCCGGAAGCCGTCGGCCCGCGCGCTCGCCCCCTTCGCCCCCGCGGCCCTGCGCCCCGGCGCCCACGCCGAGAGGGAGCTCCTCTCCGCCCTCCTCGCGGGCCGCTGGTTGCCCGGAGAGGGGCTTCCGCCCGAGCGGGCGCTGGCCGCGACGCTCGGCGTCACGCGCCCGACGCTTCGGGAGGTCCTGAAGAAGCTCGACCGGGACGGGTTCGTTTCGGTGAGGCACGGGCTCCCGACCCGGGTGAACGACGTCTGGACCGAGGGAGGGCTCAACGTCCTCGCCGGGCTCGCCGAGCACGGAGAGATCCCGAAGGGCTTCGTGAAGCAGCTTCTCGAGGTGCGCGAGGTCCTCGCGCCGGCCTACGCGCGCGAGGCGGTCCGGCACGCTCCGGCCCGGGTCGCCGCGTTCCTGGCCGGGTCGGAGGCGCTCGGTTCCGGCGCCGCGGAGTGGACCGCGTTCGACTGGGAGCTCCACCACCTCCTCGCCGTCTCCTCGGGCAATCCCGTCTACGCGCTCATCCTGAACGGGTTCCGTGGCCTCTTTGCCCGGATGGCCGCGCTCTATTTCGAGCGGCCGGCGGCGCGAGCCGCTTCGCGCGCGTTCTACGCCGCGCTCCGCGCCGCGGCCATCGCGGGCGACGCGGCGGCCGCCGAGCGGGTGACGCGCGACGTGATGACGCGAAGCGTCGGGCTCTGGCGTCCGCTCGAGCGTCGTCTCGCCGCTGGAGAACGGCGGTGA
- a CDS encoding RsbRD N-terminal domain-containing protein, giving the protein MTSPSLLLDLLQRDEPAILSESYEGMTRCRLTSYEAAGADETRRRFARLFALLVDAVRERDLEPVLAYAREIARQRFAEGFDLQEVQSAINVLEEAVWRRVVKEIPPEGLAEALGLVSTVLGVCKDTMASSYVSLATKRHATSLDMTALFRGTQNRFYTSSTD; this is encoded by the coding sequence ATGACCTCCCCTTCTCTCCTCCTCGACCTCCTCCAGCGCGACGAGCCCGCGATCCTCTCAGAGTCCTACGAAGGGATGACCCGCTGCCGGCTCACCAGCTACGAGGCGGCGGGAGCCGACGAGACGCGGCGCCGGTTCGCGCGCCTCTTCGCCCTCCTCGTCGACGCCGTCCGCGAAAGGGACCTCGAGCCCGTCCTCGCCTACGCCCGCGAGATCGCGCGGCAGCGCTTCGCCGAGGGGTTCGACCTCCAGGAGGTCCAGTCCGCCATCAACGTCCTCGAGGAAGCCGTCTGGCGCCGCGTGGTCAAGGAGATCCCGCCGGAAGGTCTCGCCGAGGCGCTCGGCCTCGTCAGCACCGTCCTCGGCGTCTGCAAGGACACCATGGCGTCGTCCTACGTCTCCCTCGCGACGAAGCGGCACGCGACGAGCCTCGACATGACGGCGCTCTTCCGCGGCACCCAGAACCGCTTCTACACCAGTAGCACGGACTGA
- a CDS encoding ABC transporter ATP-binding protein: MTPLLELRGITKELPSGTRMLRILDDVHLAIGAGEFVAILGPSGSGKSTLLGLMAGLDRPTRGEVLLEGAPIHAMSEDALALLRRRKVGFVFQSYQLLSNMTARENVLLPLELAGHADAGTRATELLAAVGLAERGHHYPAQLSGGEQQRVALARAFGPRPPLLLADEPTGNLDSATGSSILDVLVHLRAESGTTLVLVTHDPAVAALAGRRIHLRDGRIERDETSS; encoded by the coding sequence ATGACGCCCCTCCTCGAGCTTCGCGGCATCACGAAAGAGCTTCCTTCCGGCACCCGGATGCTCCGGATTCTCGACGACGTCCACCTCGCCATCGGCGCCGGCGAGTTCGTCGCCATCCTCGGGCCTTCGGGGAGCGGCAAGTCGACGCTCCTCGGCCTCATGGCGGGCCTGGACCGGCCGACGCGGGGCGAGGTCCTCCTCGAGGGGGCCCCGATTCACGCGATGTCGGAGGACGCCCTGGCGCTCCTGCGCCGGCGCAAGGTCGGCTTCGTCTTCCAGTCGTACCAGCTCCTCTCGAACATGACGGCCCGCGAGAACGTCCTGCTGCCGCTCGAGCTGGCGGGCCACGCCGACGCCGGCACGCGGGCGACGGAGCTCCTCGCGGCCGTGGGCCTCGCCGAGCGCGGCCACCACTACCCCGCCCAGCTCTCCGGGGGCGAGCAGCAGCGCGTGGCGCTGGCCCGCGCCTTCGGCCCGCGCCCGCCGCTCCTCCTCGCCGACGAGCCGACGGGAAACCTCGACAGCGCGACGGGCTCCTCGATCCTCGACGTCCTCGTTCACCTCCGGGCCGAGAGCGGCACCACCCTCGTCCTCGTCACGCACGACCCCGCCGTCGCCGCCCTCGCCGGCCGCCGGATCCACCTCCGCGACGGGAGGATCGAGCGGGACGAGACGTCGTCGTGA
- a CDS encoding ABC transporter permease, which produces MKAALFFRQLARESRGSRGRMIFFAACLGTGVAAVVAVAGLSGALEETIRSQARPLLGADLAVESLQPFPPAVTQAIDAIPGTRTRTEDLVTVVFEPGTTAVAEGLAPRSLLVELKAVEPAYPLVGELRLDPDRPLGSLLAADTIVAHPDLLRRLGVAVGEEVSLGGARFRIAGTVVSEADRLAGSFRIGPRVFISREGLARTTLAGFGSRVTRRVLLNFPTGPTSPPRDGPRPR; this is translated from the coding sequence GTGAAAGCCGCGCTCTTCTTCCGCCAGCTCGCGAGGGAGAGTCGCGGCTCCCGCGGGCGAATGATCTTCTTCGCCGCGTGCCTCGGAACGGGGGTCGCCGCCGTCGTGGCGGTCGCGGGGCTCTCGGGCGCTCTCGAGGAGACGATCCGGAGCCAGGCGCGCCCCCTCCTCGGCGCCGACCTCGCCGTCGAGTCGCTCCAGCCGTTCCCGCCGGCCGTCACGCAGGCGATCGACGCGATCCCCGGAACTCGAACCCGAACGGAAGACCTCGTCACCGTCGTCTTCGAGCCGGGGACGACGGCGGTGGCCGAGGGTCTCGCCCCCCGCAGCCTCCTCGTCGAGCTGAAGGCGGTCGAGCCCGCCTACCCGCTCGTCGGAGAGCTGCGCCTGGACCCGGACCGGCCTCTCGGCTCGCTCCTCGCCGCCGACACCATCGTCGCCCACCCCGACCTCCTGCGCCGGCTCGGCGTGGCGGTCGGCGAGGAGGTCTCGCTCGGCGGCGCCCGCTTCCGGATCGCGGGAACGGTCGTCTCCGAGGCCGACCGCCTCGCCGGTTCCTTCCGGATCGGACCGCGGGTCTTCATCTCGCGGGAGGGACTCGCGCGGACGACCCTCGCCGGGTTCGGAAGCCGGGTCACCCGCCGCGTCCTCCTGAACTTCCCGACGGGACCGACGTCGCCACCGCGAGACGGACCGCGGCCGCGCTGA